The following are encoded together in the Candidatus Methanoperedens sp. genome:
- a CDS encoding cysteine hydrolase, with amino-acid sequence MVKVLIVVDMINDFVTGKLGSDRARNIIPNVVALIKKAHELGVPVIFLRDAHSTTDKEMGIWGEHAMKGSKGSELIPELRPEKNDIVIEKKWYSAFVDTQLPEILKKMSADTLVFIGVSTDICVQNNVAHAYFSGYKTVVARDCTATIDEESYEYSLKYMKNIYGTEITSSDKVL; translated from the coding sequence ATGGTAAAAGTTCTCATTGTTGTGGATATGATAAATGATTTCGTCACAGGGAAACTTGGAAGTGACCGCGCCCGGAATATCATCCCGAATGTTGTTGCTCTTATAAAAAAAGCACATGAACTTGGAGTCCCGGTAATATTTCTACGGGATGCGCATAGTACGACAGATAAGGAGATGGGCATCTGGGGGGAACATGCCATGAAAGGAAGTAAGGGATCAGAACTTATCCCGGAGCTTCGGCCTGAAAAAAATGATATAGTGATAGAGAAAAAATGGTACAGCGCTTTTGTGGATACACAACTTCCCGAAATTTTAAAAAAAATGAGTGCAGACACCCTGGTCTTTATAGGTGTAAGCACAGATATCTGCGTGCAGAATAATGTTGCTCATGCATATTTTTCAGGGTATAAGACAGTAGTCGCGCGTGACTGCACTGCTACGATAGATGAAGAGTCTTATGAATACTCCCTGAAATATATGAAAAATATTTATGGTACGGAAATTACATCATCTGATAAGGTTTTATAA